A part of Entelurus aequoreus isolate RoL-2023_Sb linkage group LG03, RoL_Eaeq_v1.1, whole genome shotgun sequence genomic DNA contains:
- the LOC133645588 gene encoding DNA-binding protein inhibitor ID-3-B-like, translated as MKAISPVRSARSCYKAVCCISEHSVAISRNKHACVDEPSGALCDMNDCYSRLKALVPSIPQNQTVSQVEILQHVIDYIFDLQIALEAEEPQMLLAIKTADLTRTFSKDEGRVCH; from the exons CGCTCGGCGAGGAGCTGCTACAAGGCCGTGTGCTGCATATCGGAGCACAGCGTGGCCATTAGCCGGAATAAGCACGCCTGTGTGGACGAGCCGTCCGGCGCCCTGTGCGACATGAACGACTGCTACTCCCGCCTGAAGGCGCTCGTTCCCAGCATCCCTCAGAACCAGACGGTGAGCCAGGTGGAGATCCTGCAGCACGTCATCGACTACATCTTCGATCTACAAATCGCCCTGGAGGCGGAAGAACCACAGATGCTTTTGGCCATAAAG ACTGCAGACCTGACCAGAACTTTCTCCAAAGACGAGGGACGTGTGTGCCATTAG